The genomic DNA TCATCCGGCTCGACGGCCCGGAAGGCGGCGACACCCCGCCCCCGGCTTGGGCCACGGCCGAGCTGCTCACCGACGCCATCCGTGCCGCCGCGACCGCGTCGACGGCCCGGAGATAGACGGGCGGCCGCATACCTTCACTTTCGGGCGACAGCTCGACGTCCGCACCATCCGTTCCGCTGACTTCGACAGTGGCCAGGAGTTGACCGAGCGGGCCGTAGCTGCCTACATCGCCAAGTACGCCACCAAGGGCGCCGAGACGACGACGGGCACTCTGGACCGGCCGATCCGATTCTTGGCCGAGTTGGCTCAGGCGCGGATCAGCGGTCACGCCCGCCGCATGATCCGTACCGCCTGGACTCTCGGCGCCCGCAAGGACCTGGAACACCTCCGCCTGCGCGCCTGGGCCCACATGCTCGGCTTCCGCGGCCACTTCTCCACCAAGTCCCGCCGCTACTCCACCACCCTCGGCGCCCTCCGCGACGCCCGTGCCGACTGGCGCCGGGCCCAGATCGCCCCACCCGTCCCCCAGCACGGCGAAACCACGCTCGTGCTCGCCCACTGGGTCTTCGCCGGAACAGGCCTGAGCGCTGCCGAGACCTGGCTTGCCGCATCCCTCGAACCCGCCCCCGGAACGGAAGGAGAACCGACGCATGCGTGACGACGAGCTGCTCACCGTAGGTGAGGTCATGGCGCGTCTGAAGGTCGGCCGGTCGACGGTCTACGACCTGATCCGCACTCGACGTCTGCCCTCTGTCGCCATCGGGCGGTGCCGGCGTATCCCCGCCAGGGCTCTTCGAGACTTCATCGCCGGGCAGATGGAGCGTGCTGCCTGATGACCAAGCGTCGGAGTCGCGGTGACGGCGGCCTGCACTGGGACGAGAAGAGACAACGGTGGATCGCCACGGCGAACCTTGGCTTCGATCCGAGCGGGAAGCGGATTGTGAAGCGGGGGAGTGGCAAGACCAAGACGGAGGCGAAGAACAAGCTCAAGGAGGTGCTGCGGGACCACGAGGACGGCCTCGCCATCGCGCCGACCAACTACACGGTGAAGGATGCCGTGACGGACTGGCTTCGTACGGCCTGGCGGGCTTGGACCCCAGCACCGTTGAGACCGTGACGCTCTTGAGTCAGAAGCACGTGATTCCCTCACTCGGCGCGCGCAAGTTACGCGAGCTGAGTGCGGAGGACGTAGACCGCTGGCTGGCCACCAAAGCGAAGACACTCAGCACGCGTACGCTCCAGGGAATCCATTCCTGCCTCAACCGCGCGGTCAAGCGGGCCATGGCGCGGGACAAGGTGAAGCGCAATGTCGTTGAGCTGTGCTCGGTGCCTCAAGGGCAGGCCGGGCGCCCGTCCAAGGCGCTCACATTTGCCCAGGCCGAGGCCGTACTCAAGGGTGCGGAGGGAACCTCGATGTACGCGTACACCGTCGTCGCGCTGCTGACCGGTGCCCGAACCGAGGAGCTGCGGGCACTCACCTGGGGTCACGTCTTCCCCAAGGGCCGGCCGGACCTCGACTCGCCGCAGCATCCGCACATCGCCGTTTGGCGCTCGGTCCGGCGGAGCGGGGACACAAAGACGCGGAAGTCCCGGCGCACGCTCGCTCTGCCGGCGCGGTGCGTGGAAGCCCTCTGGCGGCAATTCGAGGATCAAGGGTGGGACCGGCTCGCCGCTGATGAGGAGTGGGAGGAACACGGCCTCGTCTTCTCCTCGGCCGTGGGCAAGCCGCTCGATGCCGCCAACGTCCGGCGGGCCTTCCGCCAGGCGCTCAAGGGCATTGACGGGGTCGTCGCCGACGAGTGGACTCCGAGGGAGCTCCGGCACAGCTTCGTGTCCCTGCTCTCCGACCGCGGCGTCCCGCTGGAGGAGATCTCCCGGTTGGTCGGGCACTCGGGTACGGCTGTGACGGAGGAGGTCTACCGGAAGCAGATCCGACCCGTGATCCAGACCGGTGCCGTGGTCATGGACGGCATCTTCGGCTCCGAGCGGGACGGGGCGTAGGCACTCAGGAACCGGTAGTCACGCAGTTAGACACGCAGCAACGTCAGAGGGCCCTTACCAAATTGGTAAGGGCCCTCTGAACTGCTATTCAGCTGTCGGGGTGGCGGGATTTGAACCCACGACCTCTTCGTCCCGAACGAAGCGCGCTGCCAAGCTGCGCTACACCCCGATCGTCGCCGGTGTCCTGGCGACATCGATTACTTTAGCCCACCCGCGCCCGGAGACGAAATCCGGTTTCTGCCCCGGCACGCGCCAGGTCCCGGGAGCGGCGTACGGCGTCAGTCGCGTGGTGTCAGCGTCAGCAGGGTCGCCTCGGGCGGGCAGGCGAAGCGGACCGGGGTGTAGCGGTTGGTGCCGCAGCCTGCCGAGACGTGGAGGTAGGCGCGGCGGTCGCCGACCGTGTGGCCGGAGAGGCCCTTGACCCGGTCCGTGTCCAGGTCGCAGTTGGTGACCAGGGCCCCGTAGAAGGGGATGCAGAGCTGGCCGCCGTGCGTGTGGCCCGCCAGGATCAGGGGGTAGCCATCGGCGGTGAAGGCGTCGAGGGAGCGCAGGTACGGGGCGTGCACCACACCGATCGAGAGGTCGGCGCCCGTCTCCGGTCCGCCCGCGACCTCCGCGTACCTGTCCCGCTTGATGTGCGGGTCGTCGAGGCCGGTGAAGGCGATCTCCAGGCCGTCGACCTTGAGGCGGCCCCGGGTGTTGCTCAGTCCCAGCCAGCCCGCCTCGTCGAACGCGTCGCGCATCGGTTCCCACGGGTTGTGCACGACGCCGACCGCGGGGGCGTTCCCGTTGAGACCGTGCTTCCCCCGGGTCTTCTCGAGGAGATAGAGGGCCGGGTTGCGGAGCTTGGGGCCGTAGTAGTCGTTGGAGCCGAAGACGTACACACCCGGGAACTCCATCAGCGGGCCGAGTGCGTCCAGCAGCTCCGGCACGGCCTTCGGGTCCGAGAGGTTGTCGCCGGTGTTCACGACGAAGTCGGGGCGCAGGCCGGCCAGCGAGTGCAGCCAGCCGCGCTTCTTGCGCTGGCCGCTCACCATGTGGATGTCGGAGACCTGCAGTACGCGCAACGGACGTGCCCCGTGCGGGAGTACGGGGATCGTGACGCGGCGGAGCCGGAACGATCGGGCCTCGAAACCTGCCGCGTAGACGAGACCGGCGGCGCCGACCGCTGCGCCGACTGCCGTGACTTTCAGGGGTACTCCGTAGCGTGCGCGCATGCGCCCATCGTCGCAGACACCGTGCGGTCCGCGGAAAACCGGCGGGCGTTCCGCACCCCGCACCTGCCACAATCAGCACATGACCACGCTCAAGTCCAAGCTCAAGGAAGACCTCACGACGGCCATGAAGGCGCGTGACGAGCTGACCTCGTCCACGCTCCGGCTGACCCTCACCGCGATCACGAAGGAGGAGGTCAGCGGCAAGACGGCGCGCGAGCTCTCCGACGACGAGGTGCAGAAGGTGATCGCCAGGGAGGCGAAGAAGCGCCGCGAGGCGGCCGAGGCCTTCGCCCAGGGCGGCCGGACGGAGCAGGCCGAACGCGAGCGGGCGGAGGGCGAGCTGCTCGACGGCTACCTGCCGAAGCAGCTGAGCGACGACGAGCTGGGTGCGATCGTGGCGGCGGCCGTCGACGAGGCGAAGGCCGCCGGCGCCGAGGGGCCGCGGGCCATGGGCGCCGTCATGAAGATCGTGAACCCGAAGGTCGCGGGGCTCGCCGACGGCGGCCGGGTGGCGGCCGCGGTGAAGAAGCTCCTCGCGGGCTGAGGCGGCAGTTCCGTACCTGCGCGAAGGCGGGGTGGACCGGGGATGTCCCGGTCCACCCCGCCTTCTGTTGCGCGGACGGGTGTTGCGTCCAGAGGTCAGGGGCCGGTCTGGCCGCCGTTGGTCTGGCCGCGGGGGGTCCCGTCGTTTCCGCCGGTCGCGCCCGGCGTGATGGTGATGCCGGGGAACGGGCTGGTGTCGCCGGGCTTGTTCTTGCCGTCGTCGCGGTTGTCGTGCCGGCCCCTGCGCCTGTCTCCGCCCCAGTCCTCGTCCTCGTCCTCCTCATCCCGGGGGTCCGGGATGTCGACGGTGGTGAAGGGCGGTGCAGGCTGGCCGTCGAGGGCGTTCGTCATGGCGTCCCGCCAGATCGGTCCGGGGACCTCACCGCCGTACACCTGGGCCCGGTACACGCCGCCGATGGTGATCTGCTCCATCTCGACGCTCTGGGACGGGCTGCCGACCCAGACCGCACCGGACATGTTCGGCGTGTAGCCGACGAACCAGGCGTTCTTGCGGGCATCGGTCGTACCCGTCTTGCCCGCGTTGTCGCGGTTCTGGAGACCGGCCTCCCGGCCCGTACCGGAGTCGACCACGCCGCGCAGCAGGGTGTTGATGGTGTCGGCCGTCGTCTCCGACATCGCCTGTGTACAGGTGGACTTCGGCACGGGGAGGGAGTCGCCGGCCGCCGTCTTCACCGACTCGATCGCGATCGGCGTGCAGTACGTGCCGCGGTTGGCGAACGCGGCGTACGCGCTGGCCATCGTCAGCGGCGAGAGACCGTTGGAGCCGAGGGTGAGCGCGGACGGGTTCTGCGGCAGCTTGGTGCCGTCGCCCTGCACCACACCCAGCTTGTCGGTCATGTGCGAGACCGGGCACATGCCGATGTCCTGGAGCATCTGGACGAAGTAGGTGTTGACCGACATCGCCATCGCGTCCTTCAGCGCGTACGGCCCCTCCTCCGACTCGCTCTCGTTCTCCAGGTGATACCTCGGCACGCTGTTGTTGACCCACGGCTTGCCGCAGGTCTGGACGGTGTCCGGGTAGTCCATCTCGTACGGCGCCGAGTACATCTGCGTAGCCGGTGTGCCGCCCTCTATGGCCGCGGCGGCGAGGAACGGCTTGAACGTCGACCCGGTCGGGAAGCCGAAGTTCGAGCCGCCCATGTCCTTGTTGACCGAGTAGTTGTACTGGGTCTCGTTCTGCCCGAGGCCGTACGGCTTGGACTGGCCCATGCCCATGATCTTGCCGGTGCCCGGCTGGACCAGGGTCACGGCGGTGGCGACCTTGTCCGTCTTGTAGACGTGACTCTTGATCGAGTCCTGCACGCCCTGCTGGGCCTGCGGGTCGAGCGTGGTGCGGACCGTGAGGCCGCCCCGGTTCCAGATCTTGGCGCGGTCCTCCTTGGTCTTGCCGAAGGCCGGGTCGGTGAGGAAGACCTGGCGCACGTAGTCACAGAAGAAGCCGGCCCCGCTGACGGCGGTGATGCAGCCGTTCTTCGGCTTGCTGACGTTCAGCTTGATCGGCGTCGACTGCGCCTTCTTCGCCGTGGCCTGCGAGATGTCCCCGACATCCGCCATGCGCTGGAGCACGGTGTTGCGACGCTTGGTCGCCTCCTCCGTGTCGTTGACCGGGTCGTAGCGGCTCGGTGACTGCACGAGGCCGGCCAGCAGTGCGGCCTCCTCCAGCTTCAGGTCCTTCGCCGACTTGGAGAAGTACCGGTGGGAGGCGGCCTCGATGCCGTACGCCTGCTGTCCGAAGAAGGTGATGTTGAGGTAGTTCTCCAGGATCTTCTTCTTGCCGAGCTCTTCCTCGACCTGGATCGCGTACTTCAGCTCCTGGACCTTGCGGCCGATCGTCTGCTGGGTGGCCTGCGCGACCTTGTCCGGGTCGTCGCCCGCCTCCTCGACGAAGACGTTCTTCACGTACTGCTGGGTGAGGGTCGACGCGCCCTGCGCGGTCCCGCCCGACTGCACGTTGCGGTTCATCGCGCGCAGGATGCCCTTGAGGTCGACCGCCCCGTGCTTGTAGAAGCGCGCGTCCTCGATCGCGACGATCGCCTTCTGCATGTACGGGGAGATGTCCTTCAGAGGGACGACGGTGCGGTCGCGCGAGTAGACCGTGGCGATCGCGCCGCCCTTGCTGTCCAGGATCGTGGTGCGCTGGCTCAGCGGCGGCGTCTTGAGATTGGCCGGGATCTCGTCGAATCCCTCGACCGTCCCCTTGGCGGCGAGCCCCAGAGCCCCGGCGGCCGGCAGTGCGATGCCCGCGAGCACGACTCCGGAGAGTGCGGCGACACCGAGAAACTTGGCGGCCTGCTGGGTCGCGGTGAGACCCCCGCCCGAGCGGTTCTTTGGCATGGGGGCAGCCTACGTTCTCATTCGCCGGACAGGCGTATAGGCATTGGCCTAAGCTGCTCCCAACTGTCACAGCAGTCCCGTTTCGCATCAACCCCCGTGCATGACCCGGCGCTGGTCCGTTCGCGACCCGAGGCGCTCCCGAATTCGCCTGGTGTGTCATCGAACGTCCGTTATGACCCAGGTGAACTATCTCGATTTCGACGGGATGGTCACGGATGTCGCCACCTCACTCCCCTGGGTGATCTGCCGCGTACGCATAGTCCGTTCGGGCCATTCAAGATTGGGCCCGAAGGGGGTGTTGTGCTGTCACCACTTTCCGTAACGTCCTCAACTGGCAGCGGTGAATATGCCGCTACCGCCGTGGGGGAGCCTCGATTCGGGAGAGGACGGCGCCGTGATGGGCTGGGTAACCGACTGGAGTGCGCAGGCAGCCTGCCGCACTACCGATCCGGATGAACTGTTCGTACAAGGGGCAGCGCAGAACAGGGCCAAGGCGGTGTGCACCGGATGCCCGGTGCGGACCGAATGCCTGGCCGATGCGCTGGACAATCGCGTCGAGTTCGGCGTGTGGGGCGGAATGACCGAGCGGGAGCGTCGCGCACTGTTGCGCAGACGGCCGACCGTCACGTCCTGGCGCCGGCTGCTGGAGACCGCTCGCAGTGAGTACGAGCGGTCCACGGGCATCCTGCCGGTGGCCATCGGTCTGGATGACGACGAACTGCACGAGACATACGCCGCCGTGGGGTAGTCGGCGAGGGCGGCTAGGGCCTTTCAGGTGCTCACGCAGCTCCGGCCGGAGCAGAACCGGTCGCGAGCCGATCACCGATGGCCCGCAGCCCTGCGAGGTCATGGACATCACCAGGCAGCGCGGCGACTTCGGTCACGGCGACCTCGGGGTGCAGTGCGGTGAAGCGGTCGCGGGTGCGCTGCTCGCGTGCGACGACCTGCATGCGCTCAGCATGCAGTCGCAGCAGACCAGCGGTCAGCTGCTCCACGGAGACGGCTTCAGCCTCGGGTTCGGGTTCGGACGCGGGTTCGTGCTCAGGGTCTTCGGTCTGCGCGGAACGGGCGGGGGAGAGCGGCGACTCGGGATCTTCGGGAGAGGTGACTGCCGAGCCGTCCGGGTCACGAAGTCCAGCCTTCCCGGCCGCCTGATCCACAATGCCGATGTCATCAAGATTTTCTGCGGCCGCGAGGGCGCGCTCGGCGGAGAGCCGGGCGGCGCCGCTGCCATGGACCCGGTTGAGGACCAGACCGGCCAGCGGCATCTCCTCCGCGGCCAGCCGCTCCACGAAGTACGCGGCCTCGCGCAACGCGTCGCGCTCCGGTGTCGCGACGACGAGGAACGCCGTGCCGGGGGCCTGCAGCAGCTTGTACGTGGCATCGGCCCGGGTCCGGAAGCCGCCGAACATGGTGTCCATCGCCGCGACGAACGTCTGTACGTCACGCAGGAATTGACCGCCCAGCAGCTTGCCGAGGGTCCCGGTCATCATCGACATGCCGACGTTGAGGAACTTCATCCCGGCCCGGCCGCCCATCTTCGCCGGAGCCATCAGCAGCTTGATGAACTTCCCGTCCAGGAACGAGCCGAGACGTTTCGGCGCGTCCAGGAAGTCCAGTGCGGAACGCGACGGCGGAGTGTCGACGATGATCAGGTCCCACTCGTTGCGTGCCCTCAGCTGCCCGAGCTTCTCCATCGCCATGTACTCCTGCGTGCCCGCGAAGCCGGCCGACAGGGACTGGTAGAAGGGGTTCTCCAGGATCGCGCGGGCCCGGTCGCCGTCCGCGTGCGCCTCGACGATCTCGTCGAAGGTCCGCTTCATGTCGAGCATCATGGCGTGCAGTTCCCCGGCGCCCTCGCCGTCGATGCCCGGCACCCGGCGGGGGATGTTGTCCAGCGAGTCGATGCCCATGGACTGCGCGAGCCTGCGGGCCGGGTCGATGGTGAGGACGACGACCTTCCGGCCGCGCTCGGCCGCCCGTACGCCGAGCGCCGCCGCGGTCGTGGTCTTGCCGACTCCGCCCGAACCGCAGCACACGACGATGCGGATGTCCTGGTCGTCGAGCAGCGCGTCGGCGTCCAGGGCGGGGACGTCCGGAACGGGCGCGGCGGCTGTGCCGGCGTCCGTTCCCTCGGCCGCACCCTTCTTCGTACTCGCTGTCATGAACCCACCCCTTGCCCCGCCCCTTCGCCCACGCCCTGTTTGCGGAGTTCGACCGCCAGGTCGTACAGCCCGGGCAGGTCCACGCCCTCCCCGATCAGCGGGAGTTCGTTCGTCGGCAGCTCGAGACCCGCGAGCACCGCGCGTTGTTCGCGCTCCAGCTCCACCCGTTGGGCATGCTCGGCGGCCTGCTCGACCAACGGCCTCACGAGCGCCGCGGAACCGGTCACACCGGCCCGGGTGAGCGTCTTCGCGATCTCCCTGCGGCGGCCGCCCGAAGCGGTACGCAGTGCGTCCTCGTCCAGCAGATGCGGTCGCACCATGTTCACGATGACTCTGCCCACCGGCAGTTCGGCCGCCCGCAGCTCCGCGATGCCGTCCGCGGTCTCCTGGACCGGCATCTCCTCCAGCAGCGTCACCAGATGGACCGCCGTCTCGGGAGACTTCAGCACCCGCATCACAGCCTGCGCCTGATTGTGTATCGGACCGATCCGGGCCAGCCCCGCCACCTCGTCGTTCACGTTGAGGAAGCGCGTGATGCGGCCGGTCGGCGGCGCATCCATGATCACGTAGTCGTAGCTGTACCGGCCTTGCTTGTCCTTGCGCCGTACGGCTTCGCAGGCCTTGCCGGTCAGCAGCACGTCCCGCACACCGGGCGCGATGGTGGTGGCGAAGTCGATCGCGCCGAGCTTCTTGAGCGCCCGCCCGGCGCTGCCGAGTTTGTAGAACATCTGGAGGTAGTCGAGGAGCGCGCGCTCCGCGTCGATCGCGAGGGCGTACACCTCGCCGCCGCCCGGCGCGACGGCGATCTTGCGCTCCTCGTACGGAAGGGACTCCGCCTCGAAGAGCTGGGCGATGCCCTGCCTGCCCTCGACCTCGACGAGGAGGGTCCGCTTGCCCTCGGTCGCGAGGGCGAGCGCGAGTGCGGCGGCGACCGTGGTCTTACCGGTACCACCCTTGCCGCTGACGACCTGGAACCTGCTCACGTATTCGAGCCTAACCAGTCGAGCCGTGGGCTACGCACGAGGTCGTGCGTGCCAGGCATTACAGTCGGCCTATGACCAAGTGGGAATACGCGACCGTGCCCCTTCTCGTGCACGCGACCAAGCAGATTCTGGACACCTGGGGCGAGGACGGCTGGGAGCTGGTCCAGGTCGTTCCCGGCCCGAACAACCCCGAGCAGCTCGTGGCGTACCTGAAGCGGGAGAAGGCGTAGTGGCGAGTGCAGTCGAGGCGAAGCTCGCCGAACTCGGACTGACTCTGCCGGACGTCGTACCGCCGCTCGCCTCGTACCAGCCGGCCGTCCAGTCCGGGGTGTACGTGTACACATCGGGCCAGCTGCCCATGGTGGACGGCAAGCTTTCGGTCACCGGCAAGGTCGGTGCGGAGGTCACGCCGGACGAGGCCAAGGAGCTGGCGAAGACCTGCGCGCTCAACGCGCTGGCCGCCGTGAAGTCGGTCGCCGGAGACCTGGACCGGATCAAGCGGGTCGTGAAGGTCGTGGGCTTCGTCGCCTCCGCCGCCGACTTCACCGGGCAGCCCGCCGTGATCAACGGTGCGAGTGAACTGCTGGGCGCGGTGCTCGGCGACAAGGGCGTGCACGCGCGCAGCGCGGTGGGCGTCGCGGTGCTGCCGCTGGACGCACCGGTCGAGGTCGAGGTCCAGGTCGAGCTGACCGGAGCCTGAGCCGCCACAGCATGGGACGAGCGTTTCCGTGATCCCGCCCGGTCGATGCGACCGGGCGGGATCGTGCGTATGGGCCGGATCGTGGGCGGTGTGTGTACGGGGCGGGGGGCGACGGGCCGGGACACGGGCCTGCCCGGGGGGATCGCGGGATGCGTGATCGGCACCTCTCGAACATCGGCGCGGTTCCGGATAGCCTCCGGCCATGTCCAATGGTCAGTGGTACCCACCGGAATGGCCCGATCGGATCCGGGCGCTCGCCGCGGGCGAGCTGACGGCCGTGGCTCCCCGGCGGGCCGCCACCGTGATGCTGCTCCGGGACCCCGCTGACACCGGCGGGCGGCCCGAGGTCCACATGTTGCGTCGCCGCACCTCCATGGCCTTTGCCGGCGGCGCGTACGCCTATCCGGGGGGCGGGGTCGACCCGCGCGACGACGACCGCCTCGTCGAGTGGGCCGGACCCGCGCTGGAGAGCTGGGCCGAGCGGCTCGGTGCCGGCACGGCGGCCGAGGCGCAGGCCATCGTCTGTGCGGCCGTTCGCGAGACGTACGAGGAGGCAGGCGTCCTCCTCGCCGGGCCGACCGCCGACACGGTCGTCAGCGACACCACGGGCGCCGACTGGGAGGCCGACCGCGAGGCCCTGGTCGCCCGCGAGCTGTCCTTCGCCGAGTTCCTGGACCGGCGGGGTCTGGTGCTGCGGTCCGATCTGCTCGGGGCGTGGGCGCGCTGGATCACGCCCGAGTTCGAGCCGCGCCGCTACGACACCTGGTTCTTCGTCGCCGCGCTCCCCGAGGGCCAGCGCACCCGCAACGCGTCCACCGAGGCCGACCGCACGGTGTGGATCGCCGCCGGGGACGCCGCCGACGGGTACGACCGGGGCGACCTGCTGATGATGCCGCCGACCGTGTCGACGTTGCGTCAGCTGCGGCCGTACGGGACCGCCGCCGAGGCCCTGAAGGCCGCGTCGTCCCAGGACCTCACCCCCGTACTCGCACAGGCCCGGCTCGACGGCGACGAGTTGGTGCTGAGCTGGCCCGGGCACGACGAGTTCACCAAGCACATCCCGACCGGCAGCGCGGGCGGTGAAGCCGTATGAGCGAGGCAGCAGCCCTTCCGGGACAGCCGCGCGGCGGCGTCCTGTCCGGCCCCGCCACCACCCGTACCGTCAACGTCCTCGCGCCCAACGCCTCGGCGATGACGCTCGACGGAACCAACACCTGGATCGTCGCCGAACCCGACTCCGACCTCGCTGTCGTCATCGATCCGGGACCGCTCGACGACGGCCATCTGCGGGCCGTCATCGACTCGGCCGAGCGCGCGGGCCGGCGGATCGCGCTCACCCTGCTCACCCACGGACACCCCGACCACGCCGAGGGCGCGGCGCGCTTCGCCGAGCTGACACGCACGAAGGTGCGCGCCCTGGACCCGGCGCTGCGTCTCGGCGACGAGGGACTGTCCACCGGAGACGTGATCACGGTCGGCGGCCTGGAGATGTACGTCGTGCCGACCCCCGGGCACACCGCGGACTCGCTCTCCTTCCATCTGCCCGCCGACCGGGCGGTGCTGACGGGGGACACCATCCTCGGGCGGGGCACGACGGTCGTCGCGCATCCGGACGGGCGGCTCGGCGACTACCTCGACTCGCTGCGGCGACTGCGCTCGCTGACCGTCGACGACGGGGTGCACACGGTGCTGCCGGGACACGGACCGGTGCTGGACGACGCTCAGGGCGCGGTCGAGTTCTACCTGGCGCACCGCGCGCACCGGCTGGCGCAGGTGGAGACGGCGGTGGAGGCGGGGCACCGTACGGCGCCCGAGGTGGTGGCGCAGGTCTACGCGGACGTGGACCGGACGCTGTGGCCGGCGGCGGAGCTCTCGGTGCTGGCTCAGCTGGAGTACCTGGGCGAGCACGGGCTGATCTGACGCACTCCGACGCACGGATGCGACACGGTCGTGCGCGGGCCTGACAGAGGGCCCTGACACGCGTGGAGGGCCCCGCCGGGCGGCGGGGCCCTCCACGCGTGAGGAGAAGGTGTCCGGCTAGCGCGAGCGCTTCGCGAGGCGCTCCACGTCCAGCAGGATCACGGCACGCGCCTCCAGGCGCAGCCAGCCGCGGCCCGCGAAGTCGGCGAGCGCCTTGTTGACCGTCTCGCGGGAGGCGCCGACCAGCTGGGCCAGCTCTTCCTGGGTCAGGTCGTGGACGACGTGGATGCCTTCCTCCGACTGGACGCCGAACCGGCGCGACAGGTCGAGGAGGGCACGGGCGACACGGCCCGGCACGTCGGAGAAGACCAGGTCGGACATCTGGTCGTTGGTCTTGCGCAGTCGGCGGGCGACCGCGCGCAGCAGGGCCGTGGCCACCTCGGGACGGGCGTTCAGCCAGGGCTGCAGGTCGCCGTGGCCGAGGCCGAGGAGCTTGACCTCGGTGAGCGCGGTGGCGGTGGCGGTGCGAGGGCCCGGGTCGAAGAGCGACAGCTCACCGATCAGCTCGCCGGGGCCGAGGACCGCGAGCATGTTCTCGCGTCCGTCGGGGGACGTGCGGTGGAGCTTCACCTTGCCCTCGGTGACCACATACAGCCGGTCACCCTGGTCGCCCTCGTGGAAGAGAGCGTCGCCGCGTGCGAGGGTCACCTCACTCATCGAGGCGCGGAGCTCCGCGGCCTGCTCATCATCGAGCGCCGCGAAAAGCGGGGCGCGCCGCAGAACGTCGTCCACGAGTTCTCTCCTTGTCGGCCTGTTCAGGGAACCGTGGTCCCCATCATGCCGGACGGTAAAACAGTGCGATCAATCACAAACCAGTTTGACGCACGGGCGCAGCTCACCGTGCGGCAGGGGGCCGATCGGGGGTGGATCCGCAGTGACCGGGGCGGATGTCAGTGCCTGGCCCTAGGCTTACCGGGTGTCCAAATCGCCGGTGAGAGCGCAGGCCAAGGGGGCTGATGGGGTGTCGGAAGGCCGAAATTCCGCTGTGGGCGAACAGGGTATCAGTCGCCCGACAAAAGCGACAAAACGTCCGTCGAGGGAGCCGGTGAAACAGGGGGAGCCGGCGAAGTCGGCCAAGTCGGGGAAGCCCGCGAAGGCAGCCGCGGCGGCGAAGGCCGGCAAGCCGGCCGCCGCGGCGAAGCCCGGGAAGCCTGAATCCCACCTCGCGATGGTTCGCCGGGCCCGCCGGATCAACCGCGAGCTCGCCGAGATCTACCCGTACGCCCACCCGGAGCTGGACTTCAGGAACCCGTTCGAGCTCCTCGTCGCCACGGTTCTGTCCGCCCAGACCACCGACCTGAGGGTCAACCAGACCACCCCTGCGCTGTTCGCCGCCTATCCCACCCCCGAGGACATGGCGGCGGCCGTCCCGGAGGAACTGGAGGAGCTCATCCGGCCGACCGGTTTCTTCCGGGCCAAGGCCAGGTCGCTGATAGGCCTCTCCGCGTCGATCAGGGACAACTTCGGCGGCGAGGTACCGGGCCGGCTGGCGGATCTCGTCACGCTGCCCGGCGTGGGCCGCAAGACCGCCAACGTCGTCCTCGGCAATGCCTTCGGCGTCCCCGGCATCACGGTCGACACCCACTTCGGCCGGCTGGTCCGCCGCTGGAAGTGGACGGAACAGGAGGACCCGGAGAAGGTCGAGGCGGAGATCGCCGCGATCTTCCCCAAGAGCGAGTGGACGATGCTCTCGCACCGCGTCGTCTTCCACGGCCGCCGCATCTGCCACGCCCGCAAGCCCGCCTGCGGCGCCTGTCCCATCGCCCCGCTCTGCCCCTCGTACGGTGAGGGCGAGACGGACCCGGAGAAGGCCCGGAAGCTCCTGAAGTAC from Streptomyces sp. NBC_01707 includes the following:
- a CDS encoding helix-turn-helix domain-containing protein encodes the protein MRDDELLTVGEVMARLKVGRSTVYDLIRTRRLPSVAIGRCRRIPARALRDFIAGQMERAA
- a CDS encoding metallophosphoesterase, with amino-acid sequence MRARYGVPLKVTAVGAAVGAAGLVYAAGFEARSFRLRRVTIPVLPHGARPLRVLQVSDIHMVSGQRKKRGWLHSLAGLRPDFVVNTGDNLSDPKAVPELLDALGPLMEFPGVYVFGSNDYYGPKLRNPALYLLEKTRGKHGLNGNAPAVGVVHNPWEPMRDAFDEAGWLGLSNTRGRLKVDGLEIAFTGLDDPHIKRDRYAEVAGGPETGADLSIGVVHAPYLRSLDAFTADGYPLILAGHTHGGQLCIPFYGALVTNCDLDTDRVKGLSGHTVGDRRAYLHVSAGCGTNRYTPVRFACPPEATLLTLTPRD
- a CDS encoding GatB/YqeY domain-containing protein, coding for MTTLKSKLKEDLTTAMKARDELTSSTLRLTLTAITKEEVSGKTARELSDDEVQKVIAREAKKRREAAEAFAQGGRTEQAERERAEGELLDGYLPKQLSDDELGAIVAAAVDEAKAAGAEGPRAMGAVMKIVNPKVAGLADGGRVAAAVKKLLAG
- a CDS encoding transglycosylase domain-containing protein, yielding MPKNRSGGGLTATQQAAKFLGVAALSGVVLAGIALPAAGALGLAAKGTVEGFDEIPANLKTPPLSQRTTILDSKGGAIATVYSRDRTVVPLKDISPYMQKAIVAIEDARFYKHGAVDLKGILRAMNRNVQSGGTAQGASTLTQQYVKNVFVEEAGDDPDKVAQATQQTIGRKVQELKYAIQVEEELGKKKILENYLNITFFGQQAYGIEAASHRYFSKSAKDLKLEEAALLAGLVQSPSRYDPVNDTEEATKRRNTVLQRMADVGDISQATAKKAQSTPIKLNVSKPKNGCITAVSGAGFFCDYVRQVFLTDPAFGKTKEDRAKIWNRGGLTVRTTLDPQAQQGVQDSIKSHVYKTDKVATAVTLVQPGTGKIMGMGQSKPYGLGQNETQYNYSVNKDMGGSNFGFPTGSTFKPFLAAAAIEGGTPATQMYSAPYEMDYPDTVQTCGKPWVNNSVPRYHLENESESEEGPYALKDAMAMSVNTYFVQMLQDIGMCPVSHMTDKLGVVQGDGTKLPQNPSALTLGSNGLSPLTMASAYAAFANRGTYCTPIAIESVKTAAGDSLPVPKSTCTQAMSETTADTINTLLRGVVDSGTGREAGLQNRDNAGKTGTTDARKNAWFVGYTPNMSGAVWVGSPSQSVEMEQITIGGVYRAQVYGGEVPGPIWRDAMTNALDGQPAPPFTTVDIPDPRDEEDEDEDWGGDRRRGRHDNRDDGKNKPGDTSPFPGITITPGATGGNDGTPRGQTNGGQTGP
- a CDS encoding WhiB family transcriptional regulator, producing MGWVTDWSAQAACRTTDPDELFVQGAAQNRAKAVCTGCPVRTECLADALDNRVEFGVWGGMTERERRALLRRRPTVTSWRRLLETARSEYERSTGILPVAIGLDDDELHETYAAVG
- a CDS encoding ArsA-related P-loop ATPase, with product MTASTKKGAAEGTDAGTAAAPVPDVPALDADALLDDQDIRIVVCCGSGGVGKTTTAAALGVRAAERGRKVVVLTIDPARRLAQSMGIDSLDNIPRRVPGIDGEGAGELHAMMLDMKRTFDEIVEAHADGDRARAILENPFYQSLSAGFAGTQEYMAMEKLGQLRARNEWDLIIVDTPPSRSALDFLDAPKRLGSFLDGKFIKLLMAPAKMGGRAGMKFLNVGMSMMTGTLGKLLGGQFLRDVQTFVAAMDTMFGGFRTRADATYKLLQAPGTAFLVVATPERDALREAAYFVERLAAEEMPLAGLVLNRVHGSGAARLSAERALAAAENLDDIGIVDQAAGKAGLRDPDGSAVTSPEDPESPLSPARSAQTEDPEHEPASEPEPEAEAVSVEQLTAGLLRLHAERMQVVAREQRTRDRFTALHPEVAVTEVAALPGDVHDLAGLRAIGDRLATGSAPAGAA